In a single window of the Bacillus clarus genome:
- a CDS encoding YkvS family protein, with translation MQIAETGDIIEFKGGMQGRVQKVNKNSVIVDITIMENFRELDMEPLTVVNHKNYTVLNQHT, from the coding sequence ATGCAGATCGCAGAAACTGGAGATATTATTGAATTTAAAGGTGGAATGCAAGGCCGTGTTCAAAAAGTAAATAAAAACTCCGTTATTGTTGATATAACTATTATGGAGAATTTTAGAGAACTAGATATGGAACCTCTTACAGTTGTAAATCATAAAAACTATACCGTACTTAATCAACATACATAA
- a CDS encoding aspartyl-phosphate phosphatase Spo0E family protein, with the protein MFTAKRKYTMEKLSRDIHMKREEMIHLGLTHGLGSTETIQVSQELDKLILQYQCYKEKQKPKWFSLIKLPIFQIGYEGKSNNFWRMLVAGFMK; encoded by the coding sequence ATGTTTACTGCAAAAAGGAAATACACAATGGAAAAACTTTCGCGTGATATTCATATGAAACGTGAAGAAATGATTCATTTAGGATTAACACATGGATTAGGTAGTACGGAAACAATTCAAGTTAGTCAAGAATTGGACAAGCTTATTTTACAGTATCAGTGTTATAAAGAAAAACAAAAACCAAAATGGTTTTCATTAATAAAGCTACCTATTTTCCAAATAGGTTATGAAGGGAAATCAAATAACTTTTGGAGAATGCTTGTGGCTGGTTTTATGAAATAA
- a CDS encoding DUF3149 domain-containing protein, whose translation MKGKLQSTAFYILLVILPTIGIGMIFYSYHTYKMQQENKQAAHTVLFLYRDYLDHHLGEAISALEMLAKVVGTETGNLNGIKQVVHDTDGNGERFSGLYYSTTDGLITVASEGESPPIDVSDRRYIQEALSSKKTTVSSVITDRVLGHQAIIIASPIFNKKKEISGLLLASLRFDYISSSLNAIKPQYHFEVTDKHDVVFLTDDNNETSGPYTNMLSTPLQRLNWKVSVSPLPIHQQTLQQFVAIECIATLFLMTILFLLIHYILLKRQTKLERQQNEMQKIELVGTFAASTAHEIRNPLTGIKGLIALLKEKYKHEQDQFYFSVIEQEIERINEIVSEFLILGKPTAIIEQKYDVRDILKEVALIIQSEANLYNIIFIVHLPDHPVHIRCSKDHMKQVVLNITKNAIEAMNSGDTLTIVVTSNEKHAQLQIIDTGKGIPKHIQKHLFHPFFTNKDTGTGLGLVICKRIIEMYNGHISIDSKENKGTTVHIELPLDLV comes from the coding sequence TTGAAAGGAAAATTGCAAAGTACAGCTTTTTATATACTGCTTGTTATATTACCAACGATAGGAATTGGTATGATTTTTTATTCTTATCACACCTATAAAATGCAACAGGAAAACAAACAAGCCGCTCATACGGTTCTCTTTTTATATAGAGACTATTTAGATCATCATCTTGGTGAGGCTATTTCTGCCTTAGAAATGCTTGCGAAAGTCGTAGGTACAGAAACTGGAAACTTAAATGGAATTAAACAAGTTGTTCACGATACAGATGGAAATGGCGAACGATTTTCCGGACTATATTACTCTACTACAGATGGCTTAATCACAGTAGCATCAGAAGGCGAATCACCTCCTATCGATGTATCAGATCGTCGTTACATACAAGAAGCACTTAGCTCAAAAAAAACAACTGTATCATCTGTAATTACAGATCGTGTCCTTGGGCACCAAGCCATTATAATTGCTTCACCAATATTTAATAAAAAAAAGGAAATTTCAGGCTTATTATTAGCAAGTTTACGGTTTGATTATATATCATCCTCTTTAAATGCTATTAAGCCACAATATCATTTCGAAGTAACTGATAAGCATGATGTAGTCTTTCTAACCGATGATAATAATGAAACGAGCGGACCGTATACTAACATGCTTTCTACACCACTCCAAAGATTAAATTGGAAGGTTTCTGTCTCTCCATTACCGATTCATCAACAAACTTTACAACAATTCGTTGCAATAGAATGTATCGCTACGTTATTCTTAATGACAATTTTATTTTTACTTATCCATTATATTTTATTGAAGCGTCAAACGAAATTAGAAAGACAACAAAATGAAATGCAAAAAATTGAATTAGTTGGGACTTTTGCTGCAAGTACAGCTCATGAAATCCGTAATCCGCTTACTGGTATTAAAGGACTCATTGCTCTATTAAAAGAAAAATATAAACATGAACAAGACCAATTCTATTTTTCAGTAATCGAACAAGAAATAGAACGTATCAATGAGATTGTTAGCGAATTTCTTATTCTTGGAAAACCGACTGCAATCATTGAGCAAAAATATGATGTAAGAGATATTCTAAAAGAGGTAGCTTTAATTATTCAATCTGAAGCGAATTTATATAACATTATATTCATTGTACATTTACCGGACCATCCTGTTCATATCCGCTGTTCAAAAGATCATATGAAACAAGTGGTTTTAAATATTACAAAAAATGCAATTGAAGCTATGAACTCTGGTGATACATTAACAATTGTAGTAACCAGCAATGAAAAACATGCACAATTGCAAATTATTGATACTGGAAAAGGCATTCCAAAACATATTCAAAAACACCTCTTTCATCCGTTCTTTACAAATAAAGATACTGGAACAGGCCTCGGACTTGTCATATGTAAACGAATTATAGAGATGTATAACGGGCATATTTCAATTGATAGTAAAGAAAATAAAGGAACTACCGTTCATATTGAACTGCCTTTAGACCTAGTATAA
- the queD gene encoding 6-carboxytetrahydropterin synthase QueD encodes MDNFFGFRIVENLQKMDKDIQREQLKYHNRRVMVSKEFTFDAAHHLHCYEGKCKNLHGHTYKVVFGISGYVNDIGLAIDFGDIKEIWKNEIEIYLDHRYLNETLPAMNTTAENMVVWIYEKMAEALTKDNRVNEYKGARVEFVRLFETPTSYAEVRREWMLDE; translated from the coding sequence ATGGATAACTTTTTTGGATTTCGCATTGTAGAAAACTTGCAAAAAATGGACAAGGATATTCAGCGTGAGCAATTAAAATATCATAATAGAAGAGTAATGGTCAGCAAAGAGTTTACATTTGATGCAGCGCACCATTTGCACTGTTATGAAGGGAAATGTAAAAATTTACATGGTCACACGTACAAAGTTGTATTTGGCATTAGTGGATATGTAAATGATATTGGGCTTGCAATTGACTTTGGAGATATAAAAGAAATTTGGAAAAACGAAATAGAAATTTATTTAGACCATCGTTATTTAAATGAAACATTACCAGCGATGAATACGACTGCTGAAAATATGGTCGTTTGGATTTATGAAAAGATGGCTGAAGCATTAACAAAAGATAATCGAGTAAACGAGTACAAAGGAGCACGCGTTGAATTTGTTCGTCTTTTTGAAACACCGACAAGTTATGCGGAAGTAAGACGGGAGTGGATGCTCGATGAGTAA
- a CDS encoding M3 family oligoendopeptidase — translation MSFKDYEYKRPNIEELQEKFTVSLEKFDNAKTVEEQKLVINAINEIRNDFGTMGNLCYIRHSVDTTDTFYKEEQDFFDEYSPVVQGYGTKYYKALIDSPFRDELEAYYGKQLFALAECDLKTYSDEVVKDLQLENKLSSQYTQLLASAKIEFAGEERTLSQLIPFMQGKERSERKAASEAYYGFLAGNEEELDRIYDELVKVRTKIAKVLGFKNFVELGYARMYRTDYNAEMVANYRKQVLDYIVPVATELRTRQKARIGVEKLAYYDENFEFATGNPTPKGDADWIINHGKTMYEELSPETDEFFNFMLDNDLLDLVAKKGKAGGGYCTYIENYKAPFIFSNFNGTSGDIDVLTHEAGHAFQVYESRKYEIPEYNWPTYEACEIHSMSMEFFTWPWMKLFFEEDADKYYFSHLSSALLFLPYGVSVDEYQHYVYENPEATPAERKAAWRNIEKKYLPHRDYEDNDYLERGGFWQRQGHIYNSPFYYIDYTLAQICALQFWKRARDNRQEAWEDYVNLCQQGGSQSFLQLVEVANLTSPFAEGCVKSVIAEIEAWLRAVEDTKL, via the coding sequence ATGTCATTTAAAGACTATGAATATAAACGGCCAAATATTGAAGAATTACAGGAGAAATTTACTGTTTCTTTAGAGAAATTCGATAATGCAAAAACGGTAGAAGAACAGAAACTAGTAATCAATGCAATTAATGAAATTCGAAATGATTTTGGGACAATGGGGAATCTTTGTTATATTCGTCATTCTGTCGATACGACAGATACTTTTTATAAGGAAGAACAAGATTTTTTTGATGAATACTCTCCGGTTGTACAAGGATACGGAACTAAGTATTATAAAGCATTAATTGATTCTCCATTTCGTGATGAATTAGAAGCTTATTATGGAAAACAGCTATTTGCTTTAGCTGAATGTGATTTAAAAACATATTCAGATGAAGTAGTAAAAGACTTACAGCTGGAAAATAAATTGTCTTCACAATATACACAGTTATTGGCATCTGCAAAGATTGAGTTTGCAGGAGAGGAAAGAACGTTATCACAGCTTATTCCGTTCATGCAAGGAAAAGAAAGAAGTGAACGTAAAGCAGCAAGTGAAGCATACTACGGCTTCTTAGCAGGAAATGAGGAAGAGTTAGACCGTATTTATGATGAGCTTGTTAAAGTGAGAACGAAAATCGCAAAAGTACTCGGTTTTAAAAACTTCGTTGAACTTGGATATGCAAGAATGTACCGCACAGATTATAATGCGGAAATGGTTGCAAATTATCGTAAGCAAGTGCTGGATTATATTGTTCCGGTTGCAACAGAACTAAGAACTAGACAAAAAGCACGTATTGGTGTAGAAAAACTTGCGTATTATGATGAGAACTTTGAATTTGCAACAGGTAATCCGACTCCAAAAGGCGATGCTGATTGGATTATTAATCATGGGAAAACGATGTATGAAGAGTTATCACCTGAAACAGATGAATTCTTCAATTTCATGTTAGATAACGATCTATTAGATTTAGTTGCTAAAAAAGGAAAAGCTGGCGGTGGATATTGTACATATATTGAGAATTATAAAGCACCGTTCATTTTCTCAAACTTTAATGGAACGTCTGGAGACATTGATGTGTTAACACATGAAGCTGGACACGCTTTCCAAGTATATGAAAGCCGTAAATATGAAATTCCAGAATATAATTGGCCTACATATGAAGCGTGTGAAATTCATTCGATGAGTATGGAGTTTTTCACATGGCCATGGATGAAATTATTCTTTGAAGAAGATGCAGATAAATATTACTTCTCACACTTAAGTTCAGCACTTCTATTTTTACCGTACGGCGTATCTGTTGATGAATATCAGCATTACGTATATGAAAATCCAGAAGCGACGCCAGCAGAGCGTAAGGCAGCATGGCGTAATATAGAGAAAAAATATTTACCACATCGTGATTATGAGGATAATGATTACTTAGAGCGTGGTGGATTTTGGCAACGCCAAGGGCATATTTATAACTCGCCGTTCTATTATATTGACTACACACTGGCTCAAATTTGTGCACTGCAATTTTGGAAGCGTGCAAGAGATAATAGACAAGAAGCATGGGAAGATTATGTGAACCTTTGTCAGCAAGGTGGAAGTCAATCGTTCTTACAATTAGTAGAAGTTGCGAATCTAACGTCACCGTTTGCAGAAGGCTGTGTGAAAAGCGTTATTGCAGAAATTGAAGCATGGTTACGTGCGGTAGAAGACACAAAATTGTAA
- a CDS encoding DUF6254 family protein, translating into MSKKKKEEERAWKARKENQKPHGKVKAFAELVDGTEKT; encoded by the coding sequence ATGTCAAAGAAGAAAAAAGAAGAAGAACGTGCTTGGAAAGCGCGAAAAGAAAATCAAAAACCACATGGGAAAGTAAAAGCCTTCGCTGAGCTTGTTGATGGAACGGAAAAAACGTGA
- a CDS encoding MarR family winged helix-turn-helix transcriptional regulator: MISNHEREDISQSLKVFIALSRVHRSVMDTTNKSIQSNGLNPTEFAVLELLYHKGGQPLQQIGERILIASGSITYVVDKLEKKGLVKRIPCPNDRRVIYAQLTEVGENFIASIFPSHEKVIHHSFEMLTKDEKTELLTLLKKIGKYEK, encoded by the coding sequence ATGATATCGAATCATGAGCGAGAAGATATTTCTCAATCTTTAAAAGTATTTATTGCACTATCACGTGTACATCGTTCCGTTATGGATACTACGAATAAATCAATACAAAGTAACGGACTAAATCCAACTGAGTTTGCTGTATTAGAGTTGCTATATCATAAAGGGGGACAACCGCTTCAACAAATTGGTGAGCGCATTTTAATTGCTAGTGGTAGTATTACATATGTTGTAGATAAGCTAGAGAAAAAAGGGCTCGTAAAGCGCATTCCATGTCCAAATGATAGGCGAGTTATATATGCACAGTTGACTGAAGTGGGAGAAAATTTCATCGCTTCTATTTTTCCAAGTCATGAGAAGGTGATACATCATTCGTTTGAAATGCTTACAAAAGATGAGAAAACTGAGTTGCTAACTTTACTTAAAAAAATTGGGAAATACGAAAAATAA
- the queC gene encoding 7-cyano-7-deazaguanine synthase QueC produces MKKEKAVVVFSGGQDSTTCLFWAMQQFAEVEAVTFNYNQRHKLEIDCAAEIAKELGIKHTVLDMSLLNQLAPNALTRTDMEITHEEGELPSTFVDGRNLLFLSFAAVLAKQVGARHIVTGVCETDFSGYPDCRDVFVKSLNVTLNLSMDYPFVIHTPLMWIDKAETWKLSDELGAFEFVREKTLTCYNGIIGDGCGECPACQLRKAGLDTYLQEREGAKN; encoded by the coding sequence ATGAAAAAAGAAAAAGCAGTTGTTGTTTTTAGTGGTGGTCAAGATAGTACAACTTGTTTATTTTGGGCAATGCAACAGTTTGCAGAAGTAGAAGCTGTAACATTTAATTACAATCAACGTCATAAGTTAGAAATTGATTGTGCAGCGGAAATTGCCAAAGAGCTAGGCATTAAACATACGGTACTGGATATGAGCTTACTAAATCAACTTGCTCCAAATGCGTTAACAAGAACGGATATGGAGATTACACATGAAGAAGGTGAATTACCATCGACGTTTGTAGATGGACGAAATTTACTGTTCCTATCGTTTGCTGCTGTATTAGCAAAACAAGTTGGAGCGCGCCATATTGTAACGGGTGTATGTGAAACTGATTTTAGTGGTTATCCAGATTGCCGTGATGTGTTTGTGAAATCGTTAAACGTTACCTTAAATTTATCAATGGATTATCCGTTTGTGATTCATACACCACTTATGTGGATTGATAAGGCAGAGACGTGGAAATTATCAGACGAACTTGGTGCATTCGAGTTTGTTAGAGAAAAAACATTAACATGTTATAACGGAATCATTGGTGATGGTTGCGGTGAATGTCCGGCGTGTCAACTTCGCAAAGCAGGTTTAGATACGTATCTACAAGAACGCGAAGGAGCGAAGAACTAA
- the cbpA gene encoding cyclic di-AMP binding protein CbpA, protein MRVKYHFLPKQEVIFCRIDDSGEQALKIMNEKGFRAIPVLAEDEKQFTGIIYKVDLLEQKCDKGLESISVEDMLEDQSAFIFEKDSFFRAFYVIRRLPFLGVLNEYNEFVGILTHSNIFDVIEDSFGMRTGGYILTIATQDCKGTIKELGTLLKAYNIGGLFTLDNGDQYIRRVIVNITDELNEKSLKQLIGKIEKKGFRVSHVDYI, encoded by the coding sequence TTGCGAGTTAAATATCATTTTCTGCCGAAGCAAGAAGTTATCTTTTGTCGGATTGATGATTCGGGTGAACAGGCATTGAAAATTATGAATGAAAAGGGGTTTCGGGCAATCCCTGTATTAGCAGAAGATGAGAAGCAATTTACAGGCATTATTTATAAAGTAGACCTTTTAGAACAGAAATGTGATAAAGGATTGGAAAGTATAAGTGTGGAGGATATGCTAGAAGATCAATCAGCTTTTATTTTTGAAAAAGATTCTTTTTTTCGAGCCTTTTATGTCATTCGGCGGCTTCCATTTTTAGGAGTTTTAAATGAATACAATGAATTTGTCGGTATTTTAACGCATTCTAATATATTTGATGTTATTGAAGATTCATTTGGTATGCGGACAGGCGGATATATATTAACGATTGCAACACAGGATTGTAAAGGAACGATTAAAGAACTTGGGACTTTATTAAAGGCGTACAATATTGGTGGTTTATTTACATTAGATAATGGTGATCAGTATATTCGTCGAGTTATCGTGAATATAACAGATGAATTAAATGAAAAATCATTAAAGCAGTTAATCGGAAAAATAGAGAAAAAGGGATTCCGAGTAAGTCATGTAGATTATATTTAA
- a CDS encoding divergent polysaccharide deacetylase family protein translates to MRKHTIILLVLMMCVPLLIFPIQANAHTNKVAIVIDDFGNNMKGTEKMLSLPIPLTVAVMPFLPSTKQDAVAAHKKGHEVIIHMPMEPIKGKKEWLGPKAITTDLSDTEIKNRVEQAIEEVPHAIGMNNHMGSKVTADERIMRIILSVCKKHGLFYLDSKTNPNSVVSKIGKELGVSIIENQLFFDDVYTAEHISKQAQLLIKKIQEKPVMVAIGHVGPPGEITSRVIESSIPRVREHADFIFLSDLALSPPVVSK, encoded by the coding sequence ATGCGTAAACATACCATTATACTACTAGTACTTATGATGTGCGTGCCACTTCTCATATTTCCAATTCAAGCAAATGCACATACAAATAAAGTTGCCATTGTAATTGATGATTTCGGAAATAATATGAAGGGTACTGAAAAAATGTTATCCCTTCCTATCCCTCTTACTGTTGCCGTTATGCCATTTTTACCTTCTACTAAACAAGATGCAGTAGCTGCACATAAAAAAGGGCATGAAGTCATAATACATATGCCGATGGAACCGATTAAAGGAAAAAAAGAATGGCTTGGTCCAAAAGCCATTACAACCGATTTAAGTGATACTGAAATTAAAAATCGAGTCGAGCAAGCTATTGAAGAAGTACCACATGCGATTGGTATGAACAATCATATGGGATCGAAAGTAACCGCTGACGAAAGAATTATGCGAATTATACTCTCTGTTTGTAAAAAACATGGGTTATTTTATTTGGATAGTAAAACAAACCCAAATAGTGTAGTCTCAAAAATCGGAAAAGAACTAGGGGTTTCAATTATAGAAAATCAATTATTTTTTGATGACGTTTATACAGCAGAACATATTTCTAAACAAGCTCAATTACTTATTAAAAAAATTCAAGAAAAACCTGTTATGGTAGCTATCGGTCATGTTGGACCACCTGGGGAAATTACATCTCGCGTTATCGAATCATCAATTCCAAGAGTGCGTGAACATGCAGATTTTATTTTTTTATCCGATTTAGCCTTATCACCGCCAGTTGTTTCTAAATAA
- a CDS encoding class II aldolase/adducin family protein — translation MLFFLKKWNELRDVKTELALRDWFYGTKISLSMCTSKEPLTFLVNVEGRDKGLFAEEDFIVVNSMCESVFENDEKPAAESFMHADIYKKSSAECILQVQTVDSHLMSELYGNQGEVTFEKRSVERIFGKEGITEMTIPIVEDEKKFADLLENNVPNFTEGGGVVLVHNHGMIVWGKTPEETKKWLEGIEYLMNYHVKLLMIKGSQSSVI, via the coding sequence CGGAATTGGCACTTCGGGATTGGTTTTATGGTACAAAAATCAGTTTGTCGATGTGTACATCGAAAGAACCATTAACATTTTTAGTGAACGTAGAGGGGAGAGATAAAGGCTTATTCGCGGAAGAGGATTTCATTGTAGTAAATAGTATGTGTGAGTCTGTATTTGAAAATGATGAAAAACCAGCTGCTGAATCGTTTATGCATGCGGATATTTATAAAAAAAGTAGTGCGGAATGTATTTTACAAGTTCAGACTGTGGATAGTCACTTAATGTCAGAGTTATATGGAAATCAAGGAGAGGTTACCTTTGAAAAGCGTAGCGTAGAGCGTATTTTTGGAAAAGAAGGAATTACAGAGATGACAATTCCAATTGTAGAGGATGAAAAGAAGTTTGCTGACTTATTGGAAAATAACGTGCCAAACTTTACTGAAGGCGGGGGTGTGGTACTCGTTCATAATCACGGAATGATTGTATGGGGAAAAACACCCGAAGAGACGAAGAAATGGTTAGAAGGTATAGAGTACTTAATGAACTATCACGTGAAGTTGTTGATGATTAAAGGATCGCAAAGTTCGGTTATATAA
- the queF gene encoding preQ(1) synthase, with product MTGRLDEDLKDVTLLGNQNTKYLFEYSPEILETFDNNHPNRDYFVKFNCPEFTSLCPKTGQPDFATIYISYIPEQKMVESKSLKLYLFSFRNHGDFHEDCMNVIMNDLIKLMDPRYIEVWGKFTPRGGISIDPYCNYGRPGTKYEQMADYRMMNHDLYPETIDNR from the coding sequence ATGACAGGAAGATTAGACGAAGATTTAAAAGATGTAACGTTACTAGGAAATCAAAACACAAAATATTTATTTGAATATAGCCCGGAAATTTTAGAGACATTTGATAATAATCATCCAAACCGTGATTACTTTGTAAAATTCAATTGTCCTGAATTTACAAGTTTATGTCCGAAAACAGGACAACCAGATTTTGCAACAATTTATATTAGCTACATTCCAGAGCAAAAAATGGTAGAGAGCAAATCTTTAAAATTATATTTATTTAGCTTCCGTAACCACGGTGATTTTCATGAAGATTGCATGAACGTTATTATGAACGATTTAATTAAATTAATGGATCCACGCTATATTGAAGTATGGGGTAAATTTACACCAAGAGGTGGAATTTCGATTGATCCATATTGCAATTATGGTCGTCCTGGTACAAAGTACGAGCAAATGGCAGACTATCGTATGATGAACCACGATCTATATCCAGAAACAATTGATAATCGCTAA
- the queE gene encoding 7-carboxy-7-deazaguanine synthase QueE, with protein MSKIPVLEIFGPTIQGEGMVVGQKTMFIRTAGCDYSCSWCDSAFTWDGSAKDQIRQMKPEEIWSELVEIGGENFSHVTISGGNPVLLKHIGSLLTVLKENDIRTAIETQGSKWQEWLLQIDEVTISPKPPSSKMKTDFTMLDSVIHKLEGKDFSLKVVVFDDHDFEYAVKVHERYPGVPFFLQVGNDDTKTVDDANLIKNLLQKYEWLIEKAVHCKEMNDAKVLPQLHALVWGNKRGV; from the coding sequence ATGAGTAAAATCCCCGTTTTAGAAATATTTGGTCCAACCATTCAAGGAGAAGGAATGGTTGTCGGTCAAAAGACGATGTTCATTCGTACAGCAGGTTGTGATTACAGCTGTTCTTGGTGTGATTCAGCCTTTACATGGGATGGATCAGCAAAAGACCAAATTAGACAAATGAAACCAGAAGAAATTTGGAGTGAACTTGTCGAAATTGGCGGAGAGAACTTTTCGCATGTTACAATTTCAGGTGGGAATCCTGTGTTGCTGAAACATATAGGGAGCCTTCTTACTGTATTGAAAGAAAATGACATTCGTACGGCGATTGAGACGCAAGGGAGTAAGTGGCAAGAATGGTTACTTCAAATTGACGAAGTGACAATTTCGCCAAAACCACCAAGTTCAAAGATGAAAACAGATTTCACTATGTTAGATTCTGTAATTCATAAATTAGAAGGAAAAGATTTTAGTTTAAAAGTAGTCGTATTTGATGATCACGATTTTGAATATGCAGTAAAGGTGCATGAACGATACCCAGGGGTACCATTTTTCTTACAAGTTGGGAACGATGATACAAAAACAGTAGATGATGCGAATCTTATTAAAAACTTACTACAGAAATATGAGTGGCTTATTGAAAAGGCTGTACACTGTAAAGAAATGAATGATGCGAAAGTATTACCGCAGCTTCATGCGTTAGTATGGGGAAATAAACGAGGCGTATAA
- a CDS encoding sensor histidine kinase: MLVYHLFWNQKGKQSPKLSSAIFISFCCVATILCITFAAKTNNGFQFDMRHIVLIVGTLTAGPIAGGSILAVLNIYRFLLGGIGVFPSIIASTFLFIVLLSTYKLFNRGSNHIKVILAIFYSLTYGFGWVPFFLAEVPNNSYYIPHIIVYELCTIFGTILILYLLNILQLQIRLKEELMNAEKFHLIGEMAASISHEIRNPLTSTKGFLQLLHSDKCSEQERKLYTEIAINGIEQANHVLTDYLTFAKPSIEKEQQLQVENELLHAVSLITPLANLTNVRIHYIKQSTAFFIAGEKQKFNQCLLNILKNCIEAMPKGGDLILTLVPNHKYIQLYIKDTGVGMGPEQVKRLGSPFYSTKEKGTGLGMMVVFSITQAMGGNIDITSEKGTGTTFLLTFPLIQKT; encoded by the coding sequence ATGCTCGTATACCACTTATTTTGGAATCAAAAAGGAAAACAATCTCCTAAATTAAGTTCAGCAATATTTATATCATTTTGCTGTGTTGCTACTATTTTATGCATCACTTTTGCAGCAAAAACAAACAACGGATTTCAATTTGATATGCGCCATATCGTATTAATTGTCGGTACATTAACAGCAGGACCTATTGCTGGTGGATCTATTTTAGCAGTTTTAAATATATACCGTTTTTTATTAGGAGGTATAGGTGTTTTTCCATCCATCATTGCTTCTACCTTCTTATTTATTGTTCTATTATCTACCTATAAACTTTTTAATCGAGGCTCTAATCATATAAAAGTCATACTCGCTATTTTTTACAGTCTTACATACGGATTCGGTTGGGTTCCTTTTTTCCTTGCCGAAGTCCCAAATAATAGCTATTATATTCCTCACATTATTGTGTACGAACTATGTACAATATTTGGTACAATTCTCATTCTATATTTATTAAACATACTACAATTACAAATTCGTCTAAAAGAAGAACTTATGAACGCTGAAAAATTTCATCTTATCGGAGAAATGGCAGCTTCCATCTCTCATGAAATTCGTAACCCATTAACTTCAACGAAAGGTTTTTTACAACTCTTACACTCAGACAAATGTTCTGAACAGGAACGAAAACTATATACAGAAATAGCCATCAATGGCATTGAACAAGCGAATCATGTGCTTACAGATTATTTAACATTTGCAAAACCAAGTATTGAAAAAGAACAACAGTTGCAAGTAGAGAATGAGTTACTCCATGCCGTTTCTCTCATTACACCACTTGCAAATTTAACAAATGTTCGCATACATTATATAAAACAAAGTACTGCTTTCTTTATTGCTGGCGAAAAACAAAAGTTTAATCAATGCCTATTAAATATTTTAAAGAATTGTATTGAAGCTATGCCAAAAGGCGGTGACCTCATTCTCACATTAGTGCCAAATCATAAATATATACAATTATACATAAAAGATACTGGTGTAGGGATGGGTCCAGAACAAGTGAAACGTCTCGGTTCTCCTTTCTATTCAACGAAAGAGAAAGGAACTGGTCTCGGAATGATGGTTGTATTTAGCATTACTCAAGCAATGGGAGGAAATATTGATATTACAAGCGAAAAAGGAACAGGGACAACCTTCTTATTAACTTTCCCACTCATACAAAAAACGTGA
- a CDS encoding DinB family protein — translation MLQSNMDVSLETLLQSLQSTRSTLLSEIEMLNDTEVNVKPRRDKWSIIQILHHLHLVEQSVTSALVYGLQKRERKSAPFKDLQFTLDRTHKREAPQQMQPTETLMKKQQGIQLLEHSRQELLHALHSVIDEKELFENALKHPVFSDLNLYQWVQFLDLHEQRHLTQLKEAKYAILQR, via the coding sequence ATGCTTCAATCTAATATGGATGTTAGTTTAGAAACGTTATTGCAGTCATTACAGTCTACAAGGAGCACACTGCTATCAGAAATTGAGATGTTAAATGATACAGAAGTAAATGTGAAACCGCGTCGCGATAAATGGAGTATTATTCAAATTTTGCACCATTTACATTTAGTGGAACAATCTGTAACATCTGCTCTTGTATATGGTTTACAAAAAAGAGAAAGAAAATCTGCTCCATTTAAAGACCTCCAGTTTACGCTTGATCGAACACATAAACGAGAAGCTCCTCAACAAATGCAACCAACAGAAACATTAATGAAAAAACAACAAGGAATTCAGCTATTGGAACATTCACGACAAGAGTTATTACATGCTCTTCACAGTGTAATAGATGAAAAAGAATTATTTGAGAATGCATTAAAGCATCCTGTCTTTAGTGATCTTAATTTATATCAATGGGTTCAATTCCTTGATCTACACGAGCAACGACATCTTACACAATTGAAAGAAGCAAAGTATGCAATTTTGCAAAGATGA